The genomic segment AGTCGGCTCCGGAGCCGCTCTCCCATGCGACCGGCGTGCGTCGGCAGGTCGTGTTCGCGGACGTATCGGAGCGTGGCGAGCCCGGTCGACATCGCGAGTTGGTTGCCGCGAAACGTGCCGGCGTGCGCACCCGGTTGCCACACGTCGAGATCCTGGTCGTACACCACGACCGACAAAGGGAGCCCGCCGCCGATCGCCTTCGACAGGATCAGCACGTCGGGCGTGATGCCGGCGTGTTCGAACGCGTACATCTTCCCCGTCCGACCCCAGCCCGTTTGGACTTCGTCGAGGACGAGCGGGATGCCCTGCTCTTTGGTGATCCGGCGGATTTCGCGGAGCCAGCCTTCGGGGGCCGGGATGCTCCCGCCCTCGCCCTGGACCGGTTCCAGGAACATCCCCGCGGCCGGCGCGATGCCGCTCTCGGGGTCGGCCAGGATGCCTTCGACATACTTGCTCAGGTGGACCCCGTCGCACGCCTGGCAACCGAACGGGCACCGGTACGTATAGGGGAATGGGAGGAAGTGGGCGTCCGGCATGAGGCCGGGGACCGCCATTTTCGGCCCGAGATTACCGGTCAGGGCAAGGGCCCCGTGCGATTGCCCGTGGTACCCGCCGTGGAACGCGAACACCGACCGCCGCCCGGTCGCCGTCTTGACCAGTTTGATGGCCGCTTCGATCGCGTCCGCGCCGCCCGGGCCACAGAATTGAATCCGCGCCCGGTCGGCGAAGGATTTGGGAAGGGTCGCGAACAATTCGGCGACGAACCGGTCCTTGACCGGGGTCGACAGGTCGAGGGTCTGGAGCGGCAATTCCTCGTCCAGGTGCCGCCGGATGGCCGCGGACGCGACCGGGTGGTTGTGGCCGAGGACGAGTGCCCCGGCCCCGGCCAGGCAATCGATGTATTCCCGCCCGTCGGCGTCGGTGACGTACACCCCCCGGGCCCGGCGGATCGCCAGCGGCAACCGGCGGGGGTACGATCGGGCGTTCGATTCGGTCCCCCGCTGGCGGTCCAGGTAATACCGGTTGGGCATGGCATCCACTGCGAGGCATCTCCTCAGATCGATTCGGCGTTACTCGTAGTCCGCCCCCGCTGATACCCTTTGAGTCGCGAAAGGGGGATACCCATGATTTGCAGAACGCGAGCCGATCGACAACCCGCGTGGCCGGTTCCCGTCGCGCCGCCGGCCGCCGTGCCGGAGGAAAATCCGGACGGCCCGGGCACGAACCGCCGTCCGACCCGGCCCGGCGCGCGTCACCGCTACTGTCAGTTTTACGGTTGCCGTTTAGACCTGCGAGGGGAGATGATCGCGAACGTGACCGCCCCGACCGCAATGTAGCCCAGCCCGATCGTGGCTTCGCTCCGCTGCTCGGGCGAATTGAACATATTCAGCGCAACGACTGCCATCACCAAAACGTAGACGGCCGGCACCAGGGGATAAAACGGGCACCGATAAGGCAGCGTACTTGTCGCCCCCGCCTCGTCCCGCGAGCGGAAGCGGAACAGCGTCGCCACGGCCATCGTCTCGAACACGACGGACCCGAAGATGGCGTAGTCGGTCAGGACGTCGAACGGGACTTTGTTCGGGGGCAGATTGAGGTCTACATTCCAGCTGCCGAAGTTCAAAACCGGGAGCCGGTACGCGGTCAGTGCCCCCAGGCCGATGACCAGGGCGCACGACCAGGCCGAGAACACGATCAGTGCCACCCCCGGCGTTTGGTAGATCGGGAGGAGCCGCTTGAGGGCCGCGGGGGCCAGTCCGTCTTCGGCCATCGCGTAAAGCAAGCGTGGGGCGACCAACACGTTGCCGTTCAGTGCCCCGATCGCGGACGTCATCACGATGAGGGACGCGACGAGGGCGCCGACCGGCCCAATGAGTCGAAAGCAAAACTCGGTCGCGACCGGGGTGGTGGCCATCGCCGGGCCGGCCATTTCCGTGGCCGAGATCATCGAAAAGTACGCGACGTTCGCCCCGACATACCCCAGCGTGATGACGCCCGTCCCGATGAGCAGGCTGAGTGGGATGTTCCGCCCCGGCCGGACGACCTCGGCGGCCATCGGCCCGATGTTCATCCACCCCTGGTAAGCCCACAAGACGCCGACCAGGGCGACCCCGAACTGGCCCCACCTCACCGCGCCCCAGTCGGCCGGCCAGGTGGGGGTCATGTTGCGGGTCGACGGCGCGGCCGGGGCGTCGGGGTTCGTCAGTAGGACGACGATCGGGAGGACGATCAGGCCGAACAGCGAGCCCACCTTCAGGACCGTCAGCACGAACTGGACGCCCGCACCGAGCCGGGTGCCGCGGATGTTGATCGCGGTCAACAGCCCGATCACGGCGACCGTCATCACCTGGCGGACCCAGAACCCCAATACGTCGCCCGTCCCGCCCCCGGTAATGCTGTTGACCTGCTTGACGATGTCGTGAAGTGATTCGATCGCCATCGAGGCGAGAACCCCGATCGAGGCCGAGCGGATGATTCCGAAATCGACCCACCCCCAGAGGAACCCGGCCCACAACCCGTACCCTTCTTTCAAGAACACGTAGTTCCCGCCCGTCCTGGGATACCGCACCGCGACTTCGGCGTAAGCCAGTGCCCCGAGGAGCATGAGGACGCCCCCGAGTACCCACGCGGCGACCGCCAGGCCGAAATCCGGGACGTTCTCGGCAATGACGTGGGCCTTCTTGAACACCCCCGACCCGATCACCGTCCCGATCACTATGGCCGCAGCCATCCACAAGCCGAGAACCCGCGGTAGCGCTTGCTGCGAGGACGGGACCACGAGAATACCTCGGTGATGGGGATCGGATGAGTCGGAGCCGGGGTCGAGGCGGGGCGGTTGCCGCGGGGAGAGGTTCGTGCGGCACTCGCGAAAAGGCGTTCCGGGTGCCGTCCTCGCGGCCGCAAATGGTGCGGGGGAAAGAATTGCCGCACAGGTCGTCCCCGTTGCGCGGTCGAGTTCGCGAAACAGGATGACCGAAGAATATCGTTTCCTGCTCCGAGCGTCTATCGTTAAGTCGCCTGGATACTGCATCTCCCGAAATAGCGTGGGGCACGCAGCCTGCGTGCCCCACGTCAATTCACTCGAGCAATCTAAAACGTGGCGTTGTCGGTGAGAAGTTTCGCAACCATCTCCCGGCGTTAGAAATTCGGCTTCTCGGTCGACTGCGGCGACACGGGCGCGGTTGGCAGAGTCGGTGCGGGCGTCCCGATTGGCGGAACCACGACCGACGGGATGCCGCTGGGAACGGAAACACTCGGGACCGTCGAAGGCACGACGGATGGAGTCGTGGACGGAATCTGGACGTTCGGAACGGGCTGGGACGACGGGGTCGTCGGGAGCGGCGGAACGGCGACGGTCGGGACGCCGGGAGCCGCGTCGGGTGCCAGGGTCGACGGCATCGGTTGCGGCAGCGATGAGGGCGCCGCGACGACGGCCGGCGGTCGGGCCATCGAGGTCGACGTCGTCGTCGCCGGTGCGGCTGGTGCCGGTTTCACCTTCGGTTTGGCGAGCGGCGGTTCTGTCGTGGTTTGGTAGTTTACGCCCTTGCCCACGGCATTCGTAATCGGTCGGAAACCGGCCTCCCCGGTGGACCGCCCGCCGGGGCCGCCCGCCAGCGGGGGTTCGGGGGTTTGGCTTTGAGTGTCGGCCGGCGCGCCGAGTGTGGTCCGGAACCCGTTCAAGTGGTACTGCCAGAGGGCCGATTTGACCGCATCGCGGACCTTCGCGTCGGGTTCGGTCTGGAGGACGGTTTCCAGCTCGATCCCGGCCGTCTGGGAAACCAGCTTGATCTTTCCGATCGATTCCGCCGCCTCGGACCGGACTTCCGGAGCCGGGTCTTTCTTGAGCGTCGAGACGAGCGCGGTGAGAATTTCCGGATTGGTCCGCGGGTCGAGCCCGCGGAGTTCCTCGGCCGCCGCCCGGCGCTTGGTCGCGTCCGGGTCCGATTGAAGGATCTTGATAAGATCTTTCACCCGGGCCGCGGCGTCGGGGTTTGACTTGCGTTTGAAAATCCCGAGACCGCCGGCTGCCTCGGCAGAGGGTACCGCCGTGAGACCCACGAGGACGGTCAGGATGAAAGCCATTCGGTTCACGACAACCTCCCAGCCGTGGCGGGTCGCCGCGGGGACAAACCGCCGGCGCCGCGTGTTCGACGAACGCTACCCATGACGAATCGGCCGCCGGTGCGGTGGCTTGCTCCGGATTTTGCTCGGTGTCTCGCCGCGGACCGAAGTGGAGTCAGCGCAACCCGAACACCCGACCGGCCCGACAAAACAGACCCGATAGGCATGATCAGTTTAGTCGGCAGGGCGTCGACTGGGCAGTTTGGGTAAAAAAATCGGGTAGGAGGCGGGATTACCCCGCCGTCCTCCCACACCACCGGACGTACTTACGTATACGGCGGTTCCTAACTGGCTTGTAACGACTCGTACCGACGAACGAGGTTCACCAGTCCGAGCTTCTCCCACCAACTGATGCCCATCGCCTGGTTCGCCGCTGGCGTCCCAGACTTTCGCCACCAGCCCTTGCCCGACAACGCGGTACGCCACGCCTGACGCAGTGACACGCCCTGTCGGATCAAGAAGTCCACCATCGGTTTCACTCTTTGGCACTGCTTCAAACGCACGCAACGCAGCTTCCGCCGAACCCAGCCGTCCAGTTCCACCAGGTGGTTCTTCATCGCCGCGCGGCGAAAGTCATTCACCCAGCCGATCCGAAACGAGTTGAGTTCTTGAATCATCCGTTCCAGGCTTATCCCGCGATTACGTCGGGTGATCCCACGGATGCGGTCCTTGGCACGCTCCCGACTCTTTGACGCAATCCCCAATCTGCCGTCATTCAAGAGCCGATAGCCCAGGCACTTGCGTTCCTCGACTCGTGCCACGGCACTCTTCCCTCGGTTGACACGCAGCTTGAGTTTCGCTTCCAGGAACCTCGTCACCGAAGCCACCACGCGTTGCCCCGCAACTTCCGACTCAACGTAACTGTTGCAGTCGTCGGCATAAGGCGTTCGGTAGGTGATAATTTACCCACCGATGGGCTGTCGTGGCCGAATTGTGATGTCGTACTTGGGTAATGTCTTGGACCTCTCCAGGCGGGCCCCGACCGGCTTCATCTCGGCCTTGGTGACCCGCACTCCCGCCGGATACTCGCGATCCCCATGCCCTACAGTCGGCGACTGACCCTCCCACGTCATCCGCCGGGCATTCGCGAGGATCACCTCCAGGCTGGTCAGGAGCGACCCACCCCACTTCTGCTCCAACGACGACCAGCACCGCTCAATCGGGTTGTCCTTGCTGTGGTATGGGGGTAGTAGACGAGCCGGATCTCCACCCCCAACCGGTCGGCCAGGGCAACCATTCGCTTGACGAACTGGGTCCGCGTCCCGGCGTTCTGGGGTCCGTTGTCCAAGTAAATGACCAACCGGCGGACGTGCCCCCATCCGCCCTTCACCTGATCCCACCACGACTCCAATCCCTCCACCCAGAAGTCGCTCGTCTCCTTCGGCCCGAACAATAAGCTCAGGGCCCCGGTCGCGAGGATCAGAATCCCGAGCGGGGTCCACTTCCGCTTCGCGGGTGGGTCATGGTCCCATCCCCGGGTCGCCGTCCCGTCCGCACCGGTCCGGGTTTTTCCCCCCGCGGGAGTATTCCCCCTCGCTCACCTTCGCCTTCGTATCGATCGAGATCTCCAGGGTCCCCGGGTCGGCCGCGGCGGCCGACCGAACGGCGTGGATGTTCGCGAAGATGGCATCGGTCGCGGCCGTCTTTCGGATCGGCTTGGCTTTCTGCAACCGTCGCAGCCGGTACCCCATGCGGTTCAGGATGTCCCGCATCGTCCGCTCGCTCGGCAGCCGGTCGGTCGAAGACCCGTTCCGCTCGCGGAGGAGGGCGAGAACCTCGCGGGCGGACAGGTTGGTGTACACTCGCGGGGTTTTCAACTCGGGATCGGCATGCGTCTGGGGTTCGACGATCGCCCGGATGTCGGCCGCCAACGGGGCGTCGGCGTCCTCCACTCGCGGTCGCCCCCGTGCGGCGAAGTTCTCGACACACCGAATCCCGGTCGACGCCTCCCCCAACCCCGCCCGGACCGTGTCCCGCCCCCATCCGAACCGCCGCTCGGCCTGCCGGGGGCTGCCCCCGCACAGGGTCCGGGTGACATCCGCCTGGAACTGACGCCGCTCACGCCCGGTCATCCGGGTGGCGGTTCGCTTCAGGAGTTCGTCCACGACCGCGGAGGAGTCATCCATGACTCGGACCTTCAGGAAATGAAGGGAGGACGGCCACATCCTCCCCATTTCGCCCCCCGGGTGGAAGACCAACCGGCGGGTACATTTCCTCACGCCGAACGCCGTACCTCTCGCCAGCGGATTTCGAAGCCTCGCACCCCGGATAACCCTTAACCCCGTGTCCGTTTTTCGTGGGGAACTCCACCCCTGCATCCGGTGGCAACCAAACAGGCTCAGGGATCGCTTGTGCGGCCGGCTATCGCCGCGGACGTTTGCCGTCTTATCGCGGGCGAAATACGACATAGATGTAGTAGCGTTCGCGATGAAGTCCGTAGTTGTAAATGGATAGGCCGGTCCCATAAATAGGTTAGGGCGCCCCTGCATAGCCTCCAGTTTCTGGGGGCGCTCTCGCTCGGCCGTGGTCTGAGCGTCCTCGACGAGTTTTGCGGACAATTTGTCTTCGTCGATCACCCAAACGAACTGAGCGGTCCGTCCCTCCGTTGCGCGCCCGGCAATCGCGTCCGCAACGGAAACCGCTTTCGCTATTGTTATGGTGCATCGGCAGGTCAGTTTGCGGAAACTCTCCTGGTTGGCGAGGTTCGCGTGGATGAGCGTTTTGGCAATAACGACATCTTCGGGACTTGCCGACGTCCGAGAAGGAGACGTGACCATCACGGAGAATACTGCTAACAGAATTAATACGCATCGTTGTATTACTAGCATAATGACTTATCTCCCTCACCAGAGCCAAGGCTACGTAGTAGTCCAACCTGTGAAAGTCACTCAGCGCTTATTCTTATTGAACTTATGGTAGGTGAGTCATGCCCATATTTTAGCTACGTTGCGGCCCTGATCAGGGTCAGGGTAACTCGACGCCCGAAAAATTGGTGGTGACTCGCTGCGCGCAACACACTTTTGCGAGACGAACGCATAGTCCTACCGCGACAAGATTTTTGCTAAACCGTGCAGTTCGCCACCACCGAAATTCACATCTTCCTATCACGCGATGCAAAACTAATTTCAAGAACGAAGCCAGGCTGGGCGAGACCACCGACAACAAAAACAATTCTAATTTTGCCTTGTGGTCGTCAAATTAAACATCTGTAATATCGCGCAATATAATTGCGTTCATAACAATCAGTTGGGCATTTAAATTTTGCAGGCACTCTTCACATATAACGATCTGGGCGCAAATCCCAGGACAGTCGTGCAATCGATTGGCCTACAACAATTTGCTTGCGCACACACGATAGATCTATATATTGTACAACTGGACGTTTCAGGAGGAGAGGCAGAGGTGCAAAACCCATAATTACTCGTGATATAACTATCGAACGATTGATAAGTAGTGCCATTAAAGTTAAAGGTCCATATGTAACACTGGCCTCCTATGCATGTGCCGCTCCCCCAGCAGGACCACACACACTGGGGTTGGTGGGGTACGACGACGTGGTGTTGTCCAGCGTCCACGTGAGGGCGGGGTTGCCTCCAGGGTCGTCCGCGATTACTCGATCGACGACCACCATGACAAAAAATAGGGAGGCGAGTAACCCGGCCACGAGGAAAGTCTTTCGCATGTCATCGTCCTCTTGAAGGAAGTTCGCCCCGGGCCGGACTGTCGGTCCGGGGCGATATGGCTACGGCGAACGGGATTGTCAGCCGTTGAGCGCGGGGATGAGTCGTCTCTATCACGATGTCGCCGGTCGCGAATTTTTCCTGTACACTTTGATCGACGGAAGCGACGACTTCAAAAGTCGGAGACTCGACATTACTTTTAGTCACGGACGCCTGCACGCATTTGTCGGTCGACGCGACTCGCGTTACGGAGAATGCGGCACCGTCACTCGCATTCAGAATGATACGTTGGGTCCGTGTATCACCAGTGCCCAAGAACACGACACGCGACGGGCTGACCGATATGGGAGCATGGGACGTCCATTCCAAAAGCAACGAGGTGCCATTCGCGTATGGGAGGCGGACTGCGGACGGGTTCACTCGGGCCGTCGAGTACCCGTCCCGAACCGGCGGCGTAATGGAAACGCGCACCTCGGTCTCGCGACAGACCAACCCGGGTCTGACCTCCCGAATTGTGCCCGTCCCGGCCGAGATCTTAACCTCGGGTTCTTTGGATGAAAATGACGGGGGTGGTGGCAGGTCTTCCGCTCGGGAAGCGTGTTGTTTGAACACTGCCGTGCCGGAGACGACTTTACCAGGTTCTACCACGCCAAATAAGAGCGTATGTCTGTCGAAATGTTCCGGCTGACATAATTCGACCCGAACCCCAGCCTTCCACGAGTGCCCGCTGTCGTCCGCCCAGAAGCATTCAAAGACCTGGTTGCCCACCCGCTCGGAGGTCCGGACCGTCATTTTCACTGTCATCTCTTCGCCCGGAGCCAGTTCCTGTTTCGGCAAGATCGTTTCCGAACAAGCGCAACTGCAACCGGGTGGTGTGAATTTAACGACAGACGAAGTCGGGTTTTTGACCGGGATCTCAAATGCCGTGACCTGCGTGAGGCCGGTCAAAACCGCCGGCGGTTCCACGACGAACTCGAATGGCGACCGTTCGGCCGCAGCCGGCGTTCGGGTCGGTGCGGTTGCGGACCCGTCGCACCCGGCGACGAGTGCGGACGTCAAAAGCCAAGCAAGACGCGGGAAGAGGTCGCGCATGCTGATCTCAGTCACAAGTATGGCAAAACATCATTTGCTGTAAATTGGTCAATATTCGCTGTAACAAAATAATTGTCTTTCTTGCGATAAATATTTTGTAGTAAGCTGCCGTGGCCAAGAAAGTCCGTTGTTGCGAGGTGGGCGAATAAGAATTTACCCGCGCTTTTCGTTTGTACAAGAGCGAGGGGAAGGTTTTTCCAAAAACTATCCGGTCGTATCATCTCGGCGTCATGTCCGCTTTTGGTGCAAGACATATAAAATGCATGACAGGCTATAGACTGTACTATTGTTGTTTCTGGTTAGCCAAGCTTTCCGACCTACCGCATCCGACAAGCGTTGTGGCGAGAGATCTCGCTCTGCGTTCGACTTGCGTATGTTCGCCTCGGTCTTTTCTTAGGACTCTTGTCGCGAATGCAATCCGGGCTCGTGCCCCGGTTGCATTCGCGTATTTTTTATGCGAGAGATGTGTCACGTCGTGCGGCGAGACCAATTGCCCGTCGTCGGATTGGTTAAGCACCAGAAATGTGATTGGCTCGGTACGAACCTTCGTCGGACCCAAAGCCGAAGGCCCGTACCGACGGATATAGGAATGTAAATGCAAAGTGAACGCCTGACGGGCAATAGTAGACGCTGCCCGCGTCAGGGAAGTTTTACGGCGCCGACCGGAACCGCGGGCCGGTCCGGATCTCGGCGGGTTCGCCCGGGCCGCGGTCGGGCGGTTCGGTGACCCAGACCGGGCCGGCGACGCCGACCTTCACGCCCTCGACGAACAGCTTGTTCATCGCGTTCTGATCGAACTCGATCGCGGACTCTTCGAGCGGATAGTCCGGTCGCAATGAGACGGCCCGGAACGCAACGCCCGAAAGCTTGGCCATGTGGTACAGGTTCGACACGTCGCGGCGCGCGTGCGAATAAAGCAGTGCCCCGCCGGACGCGCTCAACACTTTGAGCACGCGAGGGCGCACGCGGGAAGGTTCGGGAAACTCCTTACCGGCGATGATCACATACAGCGTGGCCCGATTCTGGCCTTTGCCTGCTTCTTCGAGGACCGCCGGGGGTACGAAGATCGGGGCCGTCACCCCGCCGTCCACGTGCAACTCGGTGACTTCTTTGCCGTCCACCTGAACGTGGATCGGGACCGGGGGGAAAATCCCCGGCACGGCGGACGAAGCAATCAGCACGTCGCAGATGAGTTGTCGGGCGTCCCCGCCCTTGCAGGCGATCGCGCCGATGTCCCACACGACCGACCGCCGCCCTTCGAGGTGCGTGGTGGCCACGTACAGCCGGCGGCCCTTCTTGTGTTCGGCGGCGATGTCCCGGACCATCTCTTCGGTGACCTGGGACGCGACGATGCGACGGAGCGGGGCCGCCGTCGCCACGGCGTCGCGGAACGGGATGGTCGCCCAGAACCGCATCGCGAACACGTCCCGCTGCTGGACCTCGGTGTAATACTTTTTCATCTCGAAGTCGTGGGCCGAACCCATGAACGCGAGCGGCGAGATCAGAGCCCCGGTACTCACGCCAGTCACGACATCGAACTCGGGTCGGTTGCTCGTCCGCGACCACCCGTTCAGCACGCCGGCTGTGAACGCGCCGTAAGAACCGCCGCCGGACAGGGCGAGTATCGTTTGTGGCCTGCGTGGCAGGACGGCTGGTTCGAGCGGAATGGTTTCCGGTTCCGGGCGAAGCAGCGGGCCGGAAAGAACGGGGCGAGGGGGCAGCATGTCCTGGACGGGCTTGAGCGGCGAGTCGTCGACCTCACGCGGCGGGACGGCCGGATTCTGCGGCGCGTCCGAATCTTTGGTGACGGGCGGCTGATTGTCGTTGCGGAACCGTTGAAAAAATCGGAACGGTCCGCACCCGACTGCGGCGGTCGTCATGACCGCAAGAACGACCGTAGCTAGCGCGCACCGCCGGGTCATAGCGCGGTAATACCCGGGGTCATGCGAGGCGTCAAGGCTTATTCGATTTCGCATGGACCGGCCCGCGGCGCGTGAGAAAGACGAAAGTGCGAACACGGTCTCATTTTAGAGTGCGACGGGTCACTACATCGTGGAATTGCGGAAAATTCGCGAGAGATGAGTGCTGCCGGATCGACCTGGGCAAAAACGAGGTGTTACGGGAAGATTTCCCGGTCACCCGGACGCGAACGCCCGGGCGGTTTGCCATCATCACAAGGGCATCACAGTCGGTCGCTGTACTTTTTCACGCGCTTGCCGAACACGGCCTTCTTTGGAGCGGCGGGCGGTTCATCCGCGGCTGGTGCTTCCCCGGCCGGGCGGTCGTACCGCTTCCGGGGGGTGTAGGCATCAAACCCTTCGATCCGGTCTTCGTCGATCAGACGGTTGATGGTCATCTCGATGTCGGTCAGGTGCCCGCCCTGTTCGGGGGTCACGAACGAGATCGCCACGCCGTCCTTCCCAATCCGCCCGGTCCGGCCGATCCGGTGGACGTAATTCTCGATGTCCATTGGGAGGTCGTAGTTGATGACGTGCGTGATGCCGGTCACGTCGATCCCGCGGCTGGCGACATCCGTGGCGATCAGGACGTGAACCTTCGCCGACCGGAAGCCGGCCATGATCTTTTCGCGCTGGCTCTGCGGCAAATCCCCGTGAATCACGGCCACGCCGCGAACCTGCTTCGTCAGCTTCTTGTAGAGGTTGTCCGCCCACCGCTTCCGTTCGACGAAGATGAGGCACTGCCGCGGTTTCTCGCGGTCGATCACCTTGGTCAACAGATCAAACTTCTTGTCATCGTCCACCGTGATGAACGACTGGCGGATCTTGTCCACCGTCATCACGTTCGGCGTCAGACTCAGGTGGGTCGGGTCAACCATGTACCGGTTGACGAGCCGTTTGATCGTGTCCGGGACGGTGGCCGACATGAGTAACGTCTGGCGCTCTTCCGGGCAGCGGCGGAGGATTCGTTCGATGTCCGGACGGAAGCCGATGTCGAGCATCCGGTCGGCCTCGTCGAGGACGACGTAGCGGACGTGCTGGAGCGTCATCGACCCGCGGCTCAGGTGGTCGAGCATCCGCCCGGGGTGCCGACGACGAGGTCGCAGCCCTTGGCCAGTTGTTCCAGCTGCCGGCCCATGCCCGCGCCGCCGTAGACGGCGACGGTGCGGAATCGCTTGCTCGGGGCGAGCTTGATCGCTTCTTCGGCGACCTGAACCGCCAGCTCCCGCGTCGGGCACATCACGAGGCCGACGGGGCCCTTGAGTTTGTGCGGCCGCC from the Fimbriiglobus ruber genome contains:
- a CDS encoding diaminobutyrate--2-oxoglutarate transaminase — its product is MPNRYYLDRQRGTESNARSYPRRLPLAIRRARGVYVTDADGREYIDCLAGAGALVLGHNHPVASAAIRRHLDEELPLQTLDLSTPVKDRFVAELFATLPKSFADRARIQFCGPGGADAIEAAIKLVKTATGRRSVFAFHGGYHGQSHGALALTGNLGPKMAVPGLMPDAHFLPFPYTYRCPFGCQACDGVHLSKYVEGILADPESGIAPAAGMFLEPVQGEGGSIPAPEGWLREIRRITKEQGIPLVLDEVQTGWGRTGKMYAFEHAGITPDVLILSKAIGGGLPLSVVVYDQDLDVWQPGAHAGTFRGNQLAMSTGLATLRYVREHDLPTHAGRMGERLRSRLEDARRRHPYVGDVRGKGLMIGVEFVDPAKSDHWGRPVHDGAAAGRVQRACLSKGLIVEVGGRYGSVIRLLPPLIVSEAEVDLIADRLIASLDAAEGE
- a CDS encoding APC family permease; the encoded protein is MVPSSQQALPRVLGLWMAAAIVIGTVIGSGVFKKAHVIAENVPDFGLAVAAWVLGGVLMLLGALAYAEVAVRYPRTGGNYVFLKEGYGLWAGFLWGWVDFGIIRSASIGVLASMAIESLHDIVKQVNSITGGGTGDVLGFWVRQVMTVAVIGLLTAINIRGTRLGAGVQFVLTVLKVGSLFGLIVLPIVVLLTNPDAPAAPSTRNMTPTWPADWGAVRWGQFGVALVGVLWAYQGWMNIGPMAAEVVRPGRNIPLSLLIGTGVITLGYVGANVAYFSMISATEMAGPAMATTPVATEFCFRLIGPVGALVASLIVMTSAIGALNGNVLVAPRLLYAMAEDGLAPAALKRLLPIYQTPGVALIVFSAWSCALVIGLGALTAYRLPVLNFGSWNVDLNLPPNKVPFDVLTDYAIFGSVVFETMAVATLFRFRSRDEAGATSTLPYRCPFYPLVPAVYVLVMAVVALNMFNSPEQRSEATIGLGYIAVGAVTFAIISPRRSKRQP
- a CDS encoding HEAT repeat domain-containing protein, with translation MAFILTVLVGLTAVPSAEAAGGLGIFKRKSNPDAAARVKDLIKILQSDPDATKRRAAAEELRGLDPRTNPEILTALVSTLKKDPAPEVRSEAAESIGKIKLVSQTAGIELETVLQTEPDAKVRDAVKSALWQYHLNGFRTTLGAPADTQSQTPEPPLAGGPGGRSTGEAGFRPITNAVGKGVNYQTTTEPPLAKPKVKPAPAAPATTTSTSMARPPAVVAAPSSLPQPMPSTLAPDAAPGVPTVAVPPLPTTPSSQPVPNVQIPSTTPSVVPSTVPSVSVPSGIPSVVVPPIGTPAPTLPTAPVSPQSTEKPNF
- a CDS encoding group II intron maturase-specific domain-containing protein; translation: MASVTRFLEAKLKLRVNRGKSAVARVEERKCLGYRLLNDGRLGIASKSRERAKDRIRGITRRNRGISLERMIQELNSFRIGWVNDFRRAAMKNHLVELDGWVRRKLRCVRLKQCQRVKPMVDFLIRQGVSLRQAWRTALSGKGWWRKSGTPAANQAMGISWWEKLGLVNLVRRYESLQAS
- a CDS encoding ISAzo13-like element transposase-related protein, whose protein sequence is MDDSSAVVDELLKRTATRMTGRERRQFQADVTRTLCGGSPRQAERRFGWGRDTVRAGLGEASTGIRCVENFAARGRPRVEDADAPLAADIRAIVEPQTHADPELKTPRVYTNLSAREVLALLRERNGSSTDRLPSERTMRDILNRMGYRLRRLQKAKPIRKTAATDAIFANIHAVRSAAAADPGTLEISIDTKAKVSEGEYSRGGKNPDRCGRDGDPGMGP
- a CDS encoding patatin-like phospholipase family protein, whose protein sequence is MTRRCALATVVLAVMTTAAVGCGPFRFFQRFRNDNQPPVTKDSDAPQNPAVPPREVDDSPLKPVQDMLPPRPVLSGPLLRPEPETIPLEPAVLPRRPQTILALSGGGSYGAFTAGVLNGWSRTSNRPEFDVVTGVSTGALISPLAFMGSAHDFEMKKYYTEVQQRDVFAMRFWATIPFRDAVATAAPLRRIVASQVTEEMVRDIAAEHKKGRRLYVATTHLEGRRSVVWDIGAIACKGGDARQLICDVLIASSAVPGIFPPVPIHVQVDGKEVTELHVDGGVTAPIFVPPAVLEEAGKGQNRATLYVIIAGKEFPEPSRVRPRVLKVLSASGGALLYSHARRDVSNLYHMAKLSGVAFRAVSLRPDYPLEESAIEFDQNAMNKLFVEGVKVGVAGPVWVTEPPDRGPGEPAEIRTGPRFRSAP
- a CDS encoding helicase-related protein, with the protein product MSATVPDTIKRLVNRYMVDPTHLSLTPNVMTVDKIRQSFITVDDDKKFDLLTKVIDREKPRQCLIFVERKRWADNLYKKLTKQVRGVAVIHGDLPQSQREKIMAGFRSAKVHVLIATDVASRGIDVTGITHVINYDLPMDIENYVHRIGRTGRIGKDGVAISFVTPEQGGHLTDIEMTINRLIDEDRIEGFDAYTPRKRYDRPAGEAPAADEPPAAPKKAVFGKRVKKYSDRL